The window CTCGCTTTTTTTAAGATTGTGTATGAGACAACAATCATTATCTATCCAGCTAATGAAAAAATGGATAGGTTTTACTCATTGCATATTCACTTGCCAATTTTGATCTTTCTTTTAAGATGAGGAATAACTAATTATCGGGCTAAAATTTGATGAATAAAACTTTGCTCTGCGTTTTGAACGCGATGAAATGAAAGATAATTTTTTGGAAATAATAGACGTAACACTAAAATAACACCTAAAAGCCTGCTCGTTATATGCAAGCAGGCTTCTTTTTATAAACAAAATAAATCGTACTCCTTCGATAACTTCGCTAAAAAATCTATGCCAGCAACACTATTTCCAACATCATCAATCGACGGACCATAAAGTCCAATCCCAATTGGACCCTTTAAATGCTCGATTTCCCCGTTTTTTACAACGGCAATAATGGCACCGGATACACCACTTTTTGCTGGCAAGCCAACGAACGCAGCAAATTTCCCCGAAAAATTGTACATGCCACATGTTATCATTAATGCTTTAGCGATGTTGATAACTTGATTGCTACACTCTGCTTCACAATTATGACCATTTGTCGCTAAGTAAAGCGCGATTTTCGCTAAATCTGAAGAATTCACTGAAATCGAACAAAGCTGTAAATATACTTGTAGCGCTTCCTCTACATCGGATTTTAAGAAGCCATTTGCCTGTAAAATGTAAGCTATGGCACGGTTATAATCAGCCGAATGATATTCTGACATATACACTTCATTATTGACCGATACTTGTTTATTTAAAATTTTTTCAATGAAAGACGTTACGGATTTCACCTTATCAAACATCGTTTGCCCGGGCAATAACGATGCAATGGTGATTGCTCCTGCATTAATCATCGGATTGAAGGGCTTGTTATTGTTACTTTCTAAGCGCACAATCGAGTTAAACGAATCCCCTGTTGGCTCGACGTCTACATAACGCATGATT is drawn from Solibacillus sp. R5-41 and contains these coding sequences:
- the glsA gene encoding glutaminase A; translation: MISKLQMGKFQTIYAQAQKLTSKGKVASYIPALAEADSTAFSVCLMSMDDNIELGDCTKKFTLQSVVKVLSFMVAAHHHGIEEIMRYVDVEPTGDSFNSIVRLESNNNKPFNPMINAGAITIASLLPGQTMFDKVKSVTSFIEKILNKQVSVNNEVYMSEYHSADYNRAIAYILQANGFLKSDVEEALQVYLQLCSISVNSSDLAKIALYLATNGHNCEAECSNQVINIAKALMITCGMYNFSGKFAAFVGLPAKSGVSGAIIAVVKNGEIEHLKGPIGIGLYGPSIDDVGNSVAGIDFLAKLSKEYDLFCL